In one Musa acuminata AAA Group cultivar baxijiao chromosome BXJ2-5, Cavendish_Baxijiao_AAA, whole genome shotgun sequence genomic region, the following are encoded:
- the LOC135611837 gene encoding protein TIFY 3-like isoform X1, whose translation MDHFDARIEAERKEMEKNSAGHSLRMPMAKLTTMFHGRRVRAYNAIPRDKQARAILLIAAAATKTPAIVGPSAATAAALLGPLLTRSLSLQSSTAGEPPQVELQAELPMARRKSLQRFLEKRQNRLVSAAPYASAKSLDMEGDSERRPQLNSASLLAMTAKSTGN comes from the exons ATGGATCACTTTGATGCACGGATCGAAGCTGAGAGAAAGGAGATGGAGAAGAACTCGGCTGGCCACAG CTTGAGGATGCCAATGGCGAAGCTCACCACCATGTTCCATGGCCGAAGGGTCAGAGCCTATAACGCCATTCCCCGAGATAAG CAGGCACGGGCGATACTACTCATCGCGGCCGCCGCGACCAAAACGCCCGCTATCGTTGGCCCCAGTGCCGCTACGGCCGCCGCCTTGCTCGGGCCGCTGCTGACGAGATCGTTGTCGCTTCAAAGCTCGACGGCGGGAGAGCCACCGCAGGTCGAGCTGCAAGCTG AACTGCCCATGGCGAGGCGGAAATCGCTGCAGCGCTTCCTCGAGAAGCGCCAGAACCG GTTGGTGAGCGCAGCTCCATATGCTTCAGCAAAGTCATTAGACATGGAAGGTGACTCTGAGAGGCGCCCTCAACTCAACTCAGCTAGCCTGCTTGCTATGACAGCCAAATCCACAGGCAACTGA
- the LOC135611837 gene encoding protein TIFY 3-like isoform X2 produces the protein MDHFDARIEAERKEMEKNSAGHSLRMPMAKLTTMFHGRRVRAYNAIPRDKARAILLIAAAATKTPAIVGPSAATAAALLGPLLTRSLSLQSSTAGEPPQVELQAELPMARRKSLQRFLEKRQNRLVSAAPYASAKSLDMEGDSERRPQLNSASLLAMTAKSTGN, from the exons ATGGATCACTTTGATGCACGGATCGAAGCTGAGAGAAAGGAGATGGAGAAGAACTCGGCTGGCCACAG CTTGAGGATGCCAATGGCGAAGCTCACCACCATGTTCCATGGCCGAAGGGTCAGAGCCTATAACGCCATTCCCCGAGATAAG GCACGGGCGATACTACTCATCGCGGCCGCCGCGACCAAAACGCCCGCTATCGTTGGCCCCAGTGCCGCTACGGCCGCCGCCTTGCTCGGGCCGCTGCTGACGAGATCGTTGTCGCTTCAAAGCTCGACGGCGGGAGAGCCACCGCAGGTCGAGCTGCAAGCTG AACTGCCCATGGCGAGGCGGAAATCGCTGCAGCGCTTCCTCGAGAAGCGCCAGAACCG GTTGGTGAGCGCAGCTCCATATGCTTCAGCAAAGTCATTAGACATGGAAGGTGACTCTGAGAGGCGCCCTCAACTCAACTCAGCTAGCCTGCTTGCTATGACAGCCAAATCCACAGGCAACTGA